One uncultured Carboxylicivirga sp. genomic window, CCTGGCCAATGTTTGCCACCCCGGCAATACCATTCAAATGATCATTACCTTTTGAACCTACAGTTACCCTTGCAACAGTTGCTCCTTCACCATCTGCATAGGTATCTGACTGTAAAAATTCCTGATACAAAGTACCCAGATAAACCAGGTGATCAGAAAATCCAAGATATTCCTGTGTAATCTGTAGTTCAGGCATTAGTTGAGTTTCGTTCATAGCCCCGAATAAAGGACTGAAAGGTTCCCTCGGCTGGAAATCAACAGGTCCGTTCTTCACCTGAATCATCACATTTTGTCTGAACTGACCATCTAAAGGATAAAATTCCTCATAGCCTTGTCTGGCTCTGTCATTTCCTTTGGGATTATAAACAAATGCACGCCACATAACAATTCCACCATAAGGTTGCAATGCGTCTGCCAGCATATTGGCTCCATCGGCATGGGTGCATCCGTAGTCCATCGGTCCGGGCTGTCCTTCTGAATTTGCCTTGACCAGGAAGCCACCAAAATCAGGAATCAGATCATATATTTCCTTCACCTTTTCCTTCCACCATTCCTTTACCTTCTCATTCTTTGGACTCGCATTTTCCAAACCGCCTAATACAGCAGGTGATGCAAAGTTCACCGACAGATAAACTTTGATGCCATATGGTCTCAACACTTTTGCAATAGCATTGACTTTTTGCAAATATTCAGTTGATAATATCTGAGGATTGGCATTTACATTGTTCAGTACCGTTCCGTTAATACCAATTGAAGCATTTGCTTTTGCGTACTCATGGTATCTCGGACTGAGTTTTTCTGGCAGTTCATTCCATCTCCAAATCGATCTTCCCGCATAACCTCGTTCAACAGATCCATCCAGATTATCCCAGTGATTAAGAATTCTGATTTTATATTTTGGTATTTCAGTAATAATTAATTCATCCTTATTTACCTGCATTGTCTGCAACAATCGTAAATAATGAAATACTCCATACAAAACAGCAATTTCAGTGTTTCCAGTTATCAAAACTGATTTCTTTTCATCGATATACTTAATGATAAAGCCATCGGAGCCTAATTCATCTAATTCTTTCGTATCAATCAACTTTCTAATATCCGAATTAACAGATAAAGAAAGCCATACACTCTCCTTACTGACTTTATGCTTAGTTTTAATTGATGTTTTAAAAAGTCTGTTTAATCCATGAAGCAGCTCATTCGAAGCAAGTGTAATTCTACCTTCCGCATCCGATACAACAACAGACTTAGGTTTCAATAAATAATTCTGACTATTCAGAGTACTTTCTGTAAACCATAAGTCACTTCCATCGATTTGAGCTTGCAACGAAAATTGAAATATTAGAGCTAAGAGCAGCAATTGAAAGTTTTTCATATCGTTATTTAAGAACTAATACTTCGTTATTGATTAGCTGAATATTTACGTCAGATTCAATTGTATTCTTTTCAATAATCGATTGTTCCGAAGGCTGACTTCCACCAACACTTATTTTAA contains:
- a CDS encoding alpha-glucuronidase family glycosyl hydrolase yields the protein MKNFQLLLLALIFQFSLQAQIDGSDLWFTESTLNSQNYLLKPKSVVVSDAEGRITLASNELLHGLNRLFKTSIKTKHKVSKESVWLSLSVNSDIRKLIDTKELDELGSDGFIIKYIDEKKSVLITGNTEIAVLYGVFHYLRLLQTMQVNKDELIITEIPKYKIRILNHWDNLDGSVERGYAGRSIWRWNELPEKLSPRYHEYAKANASIGINGTVLNNVNANPQILSTEYLQKVNAIAKVLRPYGIKVYLSVNFASPAVLGGLENASPKNEKVKEWWKEKVKEIYDLIPDFGGFLVKANSEGQPGPMDYGCTHADGANMLADALQPYGGIVMWRAFVYNPKGNDRARQGYEEFYPLDGQFRQNVMIQVKNGPVDFQPREPFSPLFGAMNETQLMPELQITQEYLGFSDHLVYLGTLYQEFLQSDTYADGEGATVARVTVGSKGNDHLNGIAGVANIGQDNNWCGHHFAQANWYVFGRLAWNPDLDVKMIADEWTRQTLTQDDKAVEAIVEVMMKSREATVNYMTPLGLHHLMGWDHHYGPEPWCEIEVARPDWLPTYYHKADSLGIGFDRSSSGSNALEQYQAPLQSMFDNVATCPEEYLLWFHHVPWNYQMKSGLTLWNQLCLKYQQGVDEVRKSQEMWNTMEPFIDEKRFEEVKQKIAIQLKEAIWWKEACLLYFQTFSKLPFPDAIDKPVHKLEELKELKFDKKHHN